A genomic region of Mycobacterium senriense contains the following coding sequences:
- the mce gene encoding methylmalonyl-CoA epimerase: MMTTDQVDARQILATSLVTAIDHVGIAVADLDAAIAWYHDTLGMILVHEEVNEEQGIREAMLAVRGAPAGTAQIQLMAPIDESSTIAKFLDKRGPGIQQMAVRVSDLDTLVGQLREQGVRLIYDAPRRGTANSRINFIHPKDGGGVLIELVEPAA, translated from the coding sequence GTGATGACGACCGATCAAGTTGACGCCCGTCAGATCCTGGCCACCTCACTGGTGACGGCGATCGATCACGTCGGCATCGCAGTCGCCGACCTGGACGCCGCCATCGCCTGGTACCACGACACCCTCGGCATGATCCTGGTGCACGAGGAAGTCAACGAGGAGCAGGGAATCCGCGAAGCCATGCTGGCCGTGCGCGGCGCTCCGGCGGGCACCGCACAGATCCAGTTGATGGCCCCGATCGACGAGTCCTCGACGATCGCGAAGTTCCTCGACAAGCGCGGTCCGGGCATCCAGCAGATGGCCGTTCGGGTGAGTGACCTCGACACCTTGGTCGGGCAGCTTCGCGAGCAGGGCGTGCGCCTGATCTACGACGCGCCCCGTCGCGGCACGGCAAACTCCCGGATCAACTTCATCCACCCCAAGGACGGCGGCGGAGTTCTGATCGAACTCGTCGAACCGGCCGCCTGA
- the nucS gene encoding endonuclease NucS — translation MRLVIAQCTVDYVGRLTAHLPSARRLLLIKADGSVSVHADDRAYKPLNWMSPPCWLTEEPGDESPVWVVENKAGEQLRITVEEIEHDSSHELGVDPGLVKDGVEAHLQALLAEHVQLLGEGYTLVRREYMTAIGPVDLLCRDERGGSVAVEIKRRGEIDGVEQLTRYLELLNRDTVLAPVKGVFAAQQIKPQARTLAIDRGIRCLTLDYDKMRGMDSDEYRLF, via the coding sequence GTGCGTCTAGTGATCGCTCAATGCACCGTTGACTATGTCGGCAGGCTCACCGCGCACCTGCCCTCCGCCCGCAGGTTGCTGCTGATCAAGGCCGATGGATCGGTCAGTGTGCATGCCGACGACCGCGCTTACAAGCCGCTGAACTGGATGAGCCCGCCGTGCTGGCTGACCGAGGAGCCCGGTGATGAGTCCCCGGTGTGGGTGGTCGAGAACAAGGCCGGCGAACAGCTGCGCATCACCGTCGAGGAGATCGAACACGACTCCAGCCACGAGCTCGGCGTCGATCCCGGGCTGGTCAAGGACGGCGTCGAGGCGCACCTGCAGGCACTGCTCGCCGAGCACGTGCAGCTGCTGGGTGAGGGATACACACTGGTTCGCCGCGAGTACATGACCGCCATCGGGCCCGTCGACCTGCTCTGCCGTGACGAACGAGGTGGTTCGGTGGCGGTGGAGATCAAGCGCCGCGGCGAGATCGACGGCGTCGAACAGCTCACCCGGTACCTGGAGCTGCTCAACCGCGACACCGTGCTCGCGCCGGTGAAAGGTGTGTTCGCCGCGCAACAGATCAAACCGCAGGCCCGCACGCTGGCTATCGATCGCGGGATCCGTTGTCTGACATTGGATTACGACAAGATGCGCGGGATGGACAGCGACGAATACCGGCTGTTCTGA